The Chthonomonadales bacterium genome includes a region encoding these proteins:
- a CDS encoding cupin domain-containing protein: MEPNTLRINPSEEAITIGPLGIRFLLTSGDSNGGASVFEVRVPVGQRLAAPAHKNDAFEEILYGVEGVLTWTVNGTPIEVGPGQALCIPRGAVHRFDNLGGVDAKQLVLITPAIMGPAYFREAAEVVGAAGGGPPDRARMVDVFKRHGMTVALPPPGK, translated from the coding sequence ATGGAGCCGAACACGCTGAGGATCAATCCTTCGGAGGAGGCCATCACGATCGGTCCCCTGGGGATTCGATTCCTCCTTACGAGCGGTGACTCCAATGGCGGTGCGTCGGTGTTCGAGGTGCGGGTGCCCGTCGGGCAGAGGCTGGCGGCGCCGGCCCACAAGAACGATGCCTTCGAGGAGATCCTCTACGGCGTTGAGGGCGTTCTCACCTGGACCGTAAACGGCACGCCCATCGAGGTTGGCCCTGGGCAGGCTCTGTGCATCCCACGAGGCGCGGTGCACCGTTTCGACAACCTCGGCGGCGTCGACGCGAAACAGCTCGTCCTCATAACCCCCGCGATCATGGGGCCCGCGTACTTCCGCGAGGCCGCCGAGGTGGTCGGCGCGGCGGGCGGCGGCCCGCCCGACCGCGCCAGGATGGTGGATGTCTTCAAGCGACATGGCATGACGGTGGCCCTGCCTCCCCCGGGTAAGTAG